Proteins from a single region of Kogia breviceps isolate mKogBre1 chromosome 5, mKogBre1 haplotype 1, whole genome shotgun sequence:
- the LOC131757570 gene encoding protein BEX4-like, with protein sequence MASKEEQAVKNLNMDNTQQEKEGGDQAPLQNGEESRDLGMGRGQKPGGSVRLGRVRRIGSPVPNFRWAIPSRHIDHNEVGDDVEKHVGKMMEIRRKTKKQQMRHHVCYQTPEPDNHYEFCLYLEP encoded by the exons ATGGCATCCAAAGAAGAACAAGCAGTAAAAAATCTCAACATGGACAATACCCAACAGGAAAAAGAAGGGGGGGACCAGGCCCCTTTGCAGAATGGAGAGGAGTCACGCGATTTGggaatgggtagaggccagaagCCTGGAGGAAGTGTCAGGCTGGGACGGGTTAGACGAATT ggaagccctgtccctaATTTTCGATGGGCCATACCCAGCAGGCATATTGATCACAATGAGGTGGGGGATGATGTAGAGAAGCACGTAGGGAAGATGATGGAAATCAGGAGAAAGACTAAGAAGCAGCAAATGAGGCATCATGTGTGCTACCAAACTCCTGAACCTGACAATCATTATGAGTTTTGCCTATACCTTGAACCCTAA